CAAACatctatttttttatcaaaaattgATTCAGGGGTTACCCAACAGGAACCACACACGCATAATCTGTCTCCCTAATGAAATTAAGGGTAAGCTAGGATGAGTACCAAACCTGATCAGAGATAAAGAAAATCCAAGCTTTGGACACTACATATCTGACCCATGAACAAGCTGCAGCAACAAGAGCATAAGCAGCACAGAGAGCACTAACAAAAACCATATACCTGTCAAAAGCAAATTGCAGAATTCACAGTTTATACTTCAAAATAATAATTACAATCAGTGACATGGAAACAGGAGATTTAATGTTGCTTCTTACTTGAGACCCAAAAGGTTGCTATATTTCAGCATTCCATAGATACTGTTGTCTTGGTTGTTAGTCACAGTAATCCATATTGTTGCCACAGATAGAGGAACCGCAAAGAGCCTCAGAGATGAATCAAAAACCTTAAGCATTGGAAGATGGTTTTTCACAGAAGGACTATCATGAATATGTGTTCTCATATTTTATATGCAATAAAAGAAGCAGAGGGATCTCACACTCTCAGAACAAGTATTGAAATTGAATTGGTAATGATATCTTTGTCTATATATAATGAAAGAGACTTAAAGAGTTCAAGTGTGGATCATGTCTTAGTTAGTGGAGTTGGTGAGAATAGTGGGAAACGCTTTTTCAGAAGTATAATCATTCTATTTTCGGTTGTGGTTGGTTTTATCATGTATTACAAATTGCATGATATTGCGTTCCACTTCCATCCGCTTGGCAAGGTGGCATTCTCCCTTTCTCTCACAAGTTACTAAAATCTACTGTTTTCTCAGAACCGATCCAGATATTGGTTTAAAATTCAATGGTCCAACTTTCATTGTATTAAAAATTAGAGTCGattcttaacttaaaaattaCTTCTAGAGTTGAGGGTTTCTCTTCCTATCATTTATAAAGGCACGTATCTATGAGATATGACTAGCTAGCTAATGTGATAGTTCTAACACAGCCGCTCGCATTCAGAGCATGACATGTGAATCGTAGAATTTGCAAAATTGGATATATGTAGGGTGATCCAAAGATGAGAAGTCTCCACTAACAAACCGATCTAGGATAGCTCTAATACTATATTAGAATTTGAGAGGTTTAATTAACCCAAAAGTGAGCTCAAAATTTGTGTTGCTCTATACTTTATAAAGACTATATGtatcatatctctagtcaactTGAGTTTCTAACATATTGAACTAGGCATAATTAGATAATATATTTCTTATACTCTCGTGCTACCACCACGCCATCTACTACCACCAACACTGGCCATTGTGCCGCCTACTCTTGCTGCAAGACAACTAGCACTTATCACTGTTATGACCACCAACCTCCTCCACAAAAACCTCATGCGTCACCCGTACCTGCCATCACTTCTTCTCCTCCTGCAGTGGTGACCACCAGTTGCGGCCACTAGCCCTATCACTGAAACCTCCTCCTATGCAAACGACCACATACTACCACTGCCTCAGCCCAACCTCATGGTCATCACTAACCAGCCTCCACTTTAGTTGTCTTTGTCTCTGGGTCAAGTTGCTTCCATCGTCACCACCCTCGTTGCTTCCACCCCCGCCTATGTTGCCTCCATCTCCTTTCTAAGATTTTGTTTTGGTTATTTTAGGATCTTTAGCAGCCTTCCTCTTATATCTCCATGTTCTCAAAGTTACTAGATTGGCCCATTTTGGTTCCATTGAAGAGATTAATTGGCCTTCCTTGATAAATGAACAATTTACAACTCTGACAGAGCTGGTTGAGTTATTAAAATGGAAGCGTGGACTAAAAAGGAAGATAAAAGTGTTATGCTATCATATTGAGTTTTGGGGGGCTTGTATATGACATTAAGGGTTTTTCATCATGTTTCAACTAGATGTATTAGTTTGTTTACTTAATTGAGTATGTTTGCTCTTAATTTTCTTGTGTATCTGCATTGCGTATCGCTCATTAAAATTTATTCTCACATAATATAAATGTCATTAGAAAACCTTTAGGTATTTATTCCAAACAGTATCAAAATAAACACAGCCACACAATACCTTTCAAGTCAGCTTTTGAATTTAGAAACAGTTttataatttagttttttttgtaaGCCAAAGAATTGTATTCAAAaatagcacaaggggtgctaaacccaaatacaagaaaagaaagagagaaaaataaagaaagaaagaaagaaataaacaaAGTTTAAAGAACTCATCCGCACAATCCAAACCAGATTAAGTTCCCTTACAAACTTAAACTATTACTCCAAATAAACCAAGAATGCCCCAACATATAGCAACAACATACAAACCCAAAAAGCAACCACGGCAACAGACGTCCAACGCCCAGAATGcacaacaaaagagaaaaaatacaaCCCGACCTCCACTCCAAACGTACCACGAATAGTAGCCAAAAACCCATGTCCCTAGCCAAATTCAAAGAGAAGAGAGGCATATGACCGGATTTGACTTCCATTCATATAATGAATAATGAAACTCCCTCACTTTCTCTTTTAACCAATGCCAAGTTCGAACCTGGATTAATTCCACAACCAAACCACCGTCCCAAACACCATCCTTGAAAATAACACTGTTACGAGTTATCCACAAGGACCAGCAAGACGTCATCCACACTGTTACCTCAGCAAGTCGTTGTTTCTTGTTTCTACCAACAAAGGAGAACTGGCTAAAaagtgattctgatgaagatagCAATACAGTTTCAAACCCCAACCACCGATAGACAGCATTCCAGACATCAAAAGACCGTGAGCACGTACAGAACAAATGATCACAACACTCTTCTATACGATTACAAAAAGAACATAATACATCCACCTCTGCCGGAATGACACCTCTCCTCCTTAAATTCACCTTGGTCGGGATCCGATTTAGCAACATGCGCCAAGCAAAAGCTTTGACCTTTGAGGGAGCAAATGCATACCAGATTGATTGAAAATCGATGCCAGACACTCCTAAATCACTCACATGCAAAAAAGAATAAGCTGAGTTAACTGAATAAGCACCCTCCTCCCCTGGCTCCCACAACCATCTATCCGGCCTCCCCTCCTGCAAACTaccattattaataatattcaacAGGGTATCAAACCACAACTCCTCCCTCCCACGCAACGCCCTTCTCCATTTAAAATTCCACTCCCACATGCCATGTCTCCACTCCCCCAACTCCTTTACAATAGCATATTTGTTTTGAGACAAATTATACAACCTGTGAAATCTCCCCTCCAAATGTCTTGACCCAAGCCAATCATCATGCCAGAAACTAGTTGCATCCCCATCCCCTAGTGTTTTCCTAATTCCCAATTCAAACCAGTTATATTCTGAACACAAAGAAAGAACACCCCTCCACCAAGGGGAAGAACATCTACCACCAATAATTTGGTATTTAATCACCTTGCACCAAAAGCTATTTGGCTCATTCAAAAAACGCCACTTCCATTTGCCAATAAGAGCCTTATTAAAGGCAGACAAGTCCTTTATCCCAAGACCACCAAGTTCTTTGGGCTTATAGGTTAACAAAGTGGGTCATAATCAAATTAGTAAAGCCCAAAAGTTAAAAAGTTGGGCTTTTGTAGTGAATGcaaccaaataagaataaaaGTTGTATCAtacttcttccttcttcctctcttcaaaTTGCTGCACCAGTGATATATTCTTTCTTCCTTCTCATTTTATCGTATCTCTGTCCTATTTTcatatcatatcacttattatatttttttttctcttctcttcctaCTTCTGAGCTTTTACCTCTAAACTAGTGTGGTATGACaatgttttaaaactcggcttgGACCGGCCAGTCTAACCGGGACTCGGTCACCTGATCGATCCGAGCCTCCCATCAGATCGGTTTTGCATGCAATTCGGTGGGAACGGGTTTGACTCGGCCAGTTCAATGATTGACTCGGTGACCTGACCAATTTTTTGTCGGACCGGCGAGTCAcccaattcctttttttttttcttttttctattgAGAATGAGtcttgaatgtttttttttaatagacaaatgttagttgttaataatgTTGGTAAATTAAtcatcctcagggttcgaatctGGACCCTTCACCTTTCATCTGACTCAAACCTTTATGGGTCTTGAATGTAGcccgatttttttttttgttacaggagGAAAAAGAATGTAGCCCAATTTGACTAAGagtatttatttaatatttgggcctttctttttttaatttatgttgACAGTGGGTCATGGATCTAAGCCCAATTCAGCTAAAGTACTTATCCAGCAATTATTTAACTTCAAAAACGTGAAATTGATAACAAAAAGGTGGTGGGGAGGACCTGAAGAAGGTAGATTGACGAAAATTTCACCACTACACCACACCATCGAATCTGCTATTTATCTGCTATTTATGCACctcatttatttatatatcttAACTTTATATGTATTgcaattttttctaatttttttaatctacaCCTAGTCAAGCATTCGACTTAGTGACTCATTGGTCCGACCAGCGATTCATTAACTCAGTACCCCACCGAATCGATGTCCGAGTTGTGTCTTAAAACACTGGGTGTAAGTGAGCTTAAAATGTGAACAATATTTATCCATATTTGTCCTTTATATCGAATGCGAAATTAACAAATTTGGGTctaaatcatatttttttaaattaaaatgtgaatcctcttttttcttctcttttatttttggtGTGAATCAATAAACCAAAGCTTCCGTACGACTGTGTGGCAAGCATGACCAATCACAGTTAGAAGCAAGACTTGGTCTAAAGTCTAAACCCTAATAAAACGGCATTTACTTCTCATAGACTTAGACTAATAGCCCCCTCTCCAAGTGAGGATAGTTTCTAACCCACTTCTCATCCTTTTTTCCCATCACACATTTTTTTCAACTAAAAGATCCAAGATTAAAGGGAAATTATCAACCtccaaatctcaaattaaacctcaattataataataaaataaggtaaattctgtggtaccctgaattttttttgggtgtggtACCCGAACTAGGTAATTTAATTGATTATTATCATattattcaaggtaaatactacatctttagattttacttcACTTATCAATTGactttatctcatgaaattcatttcttaatgaaaaatggacgagtggtggaaacgaatgatggtgttagagatgcgcgtaaaatgatcatggttaatggatgaacaaagctcagaaaacacaactAGCATATCTCATGTACCTAAGAATGGAACAATGCATTACTATAatataacaaaatcaaaattttaatcgatacatgagtctttattattgaaccaactcattttgggtaccacacCCTAATCcggcttaaggtaccacagcaagcaccaaATAAACCTCTCCATAAGAAACTTAAAAATGAGAAGAGAGGATAAAATACCCTCAAAGTGAATACATAATTAGTTACCCTACAGATGTAATTTTTCTAGGAATTTAATTTGTATCCACTGtaaaaatgtaattttcttGACAAGGCAAAAAACCGAATTCAGATTCAACATCCAATAATCTGTCgccatattaaaaaataaacttttaatttaatcaaaatGTAATTAAGGTGTTGTCTAAATGACATTAAAAAATCTTATGTTAAATCATTATAGTTTTAAGTGGatcaataatatttaatataaataagttagaaatttca
This is a stretch of genomic DNA from Lotus japonicus ecotype B-129 chromosome 1, LjGifu_v1.2. It encodes these proteins:
- the LOC130729491 gene encoding CASP-like protein 2D1: MRTHIHDSPSVKNHLPMLKVFDSSLRLFAVPLSVATIWITVTNNQDNSIYGMLKYSNLLGLKYMVFVSALCAAYALVAAACSWVRYVVSKAWIFFISDQIVAYLLVTSVAASMEIHYLAYNGAKEDSWSEACSIYGRFCSKVKLAFILQMITFLCFIILAVISAFRAFSLFDPPSVTAQEMQEDRY